One window of the Phycodurus eques isolate BA_2022a chromosome 7, UOR_Pequ_1.1, whole genome shotgun sequence genome contains the following:
- the LOC133405064 gene encoding low affinity immunoglobulin gamma Fc region receptor III-like: MIATISFLVLSTLPTLVVPAETSYGAIAELVSGYSRVFSGERVQLRCSIPDGRRSTWNYLWFKGSKRLAHHAQMLTLKGSLNDSGVFQCQGVKDTAVGNIYTLKSPPVDINVDGGWAILQVPQLPGLVGGTLNMMCRVRGRRQYHEVILYKDGVEVIRQRGFNPQLSLPQLSTEDQGLYTCRVSWDTDRQTHSAISNDIQVNVLEVLTQPVLEVIADNNLLPMDLMKLICHLQYNARAPAPPVNYYFYKDNRRLGLATSENFDLVKRRPGLYSCKVKVPQLRLCKWSEAEPFEE, encoded by the exons ATGATAGCCACGATATCCTTTCTTG ttctttccacTCTACCAACGCTCGTAGTCCCTGCCG AGACCTCGTACGGCGCAATAGCAGAGTTGGTGTCGGGATATTCCCGGGTCTTCTCTGGGGAACGCGTCCAGCTCAGATGCAGCATTCCCGATGGCCGCAGGTCCACGTGGAATTATTTGTGGTTCAAGGGATCCAAGCGCCTCGCGCATCACGCACAGATGTTGACTCTGAAGGGCTCCCTTAACGACAGTGGAGTTTTTCAGTGCCAAGGAGTCAAGGACACGGCTGTGGGAAACATATATACGCTCAAAAGTCCCCCTGTAGACATAAATGTGGACG GAGGTTGGGCCATCCTCCAGGTCCCGCAGCTTCCCGGCCTCGTCGGAGGGACCTTGAACATGATGTGTCGCGTCCGCGGCCGCCGCCAATATCACGAGGTGATTTTGTACAAAGATGGCGTGGAAGTCATTAGGCAACGTGGCTTTAACCCACAACTGAGCTTGCCCCAATTGAGCACGGAGGACCAAGGACTGTACACCTGCAGGGTGTCTTGGGACACCGACAGACAAACTCATTCAGCGATTTCAAATGACATTCAAGTGAATGTCTTAG AGGTTCTGACACAGCCCGTGCTTGAGGTCATCGCAGACAACAACCTACTTCCCATGGATCTGATGAAGCTCATTTGCCATCTCCAGTACAACGCCCGCGCTCCAGCGCCTCCCGTAAACTACTACTTCTACAAGGATAACAGGCGGTTGGGGCTAGCCACGTCTGAGAACTTTGACCTGGTCAAACGGAGACCGGGCCTGTACAGCTGCAAGGTCAAGGTTCCCCAGCTGCGCCTCTGCAAGTGGAGTGAGGCTGAACCATTTGAAGAGTGA
- the otol1b gene encoding otolin 1b: protein MRLISRQWTLLAVVMVALNVTSCIEAKMTPKPKYQYTKKPVSQVTVHNPGMPGPPKPKTGSNPAELLHPLPTYPSHVFPQAHTVSTEHPSVGPDNYTLDYNECYFNFCECCPPERGPQGPKGDGGPAGPPGERGFTGAVGSPGPKGASGPRGVKGDKGEKGERGNTGPAGYPGVMGKPGQKGDGGLKGQKGATGVQGVKGEGGQKGEHGQNGNAGEKGEPGKEGPTGPPGVTLGPKGDKGDKGECGTFGERGSKGDRGDTGSPGIPGVMGIPGINGKHGAPGPIGVRGDPGPPGAQGESGVRGAQGPQGVRGVQGPKGDRGYHGMRGERGMRGFKGAKGSGVPQKRSAFSVGISPRKSFPPSGFPIRFDKVFYNEDNHFNVTSNSFSCVYAGVYVFSFHITVRNQPLRATLVVNGSRRVRTRDSLYGQDIDQASTLVVLRLAAGDQVWMETLRDWNGVYASSEDDSIFSGFLLYSP from the exons AGTGGACTCTTCTGGCCGTCGTCATGGTGGCACTCAATGTGACATCCTGTATTGAGGCCAAGATGACACCCAAGCCCAAGTACCAGTACACCAAGAAGCCTGTCTCTCAGGTCACGGTACACAACCCCGGGATGCCCGGCCCACCAAAGCCTAAGACGGGCAGCAACCCTGCGGAGCTTCTTCACCCGCTGCCCACCTACCCCAgtcatgtttttcctcaggcCCACACCGTGAGCACGGAGCACCCCAGTGTAGGTCCTGACAACTACACACTGGATTACAACGAGTGTTACTTCAACTTCTGCGAGTGCTGTCCACCTGAGAGAGGCCCCCAAGGGCCAAAGGGAGACGGTGGCCCAGCAG GGCCACCAGGGGAAAGAGGCTTTACCGGAGCAGTTGGCTCACCTGGACCGAAGGGTGCGAGTGGTCCTAGGGGAGTCAAAGGAGACAAAG GGGAAAAGGGTGAAAGAGGAAACACTGGCCCAGCTGGATACCCTGGAGTTATGGGGAAACCAGGGCAAAAAG GTGATGGTGGCCTAAAAGGACAGAAAGGTGCGACAGGTGTGCAAGGCGTCAAAGGCGAAGGAGGGCAGAAAGGCGAACATGGACAGAATGGAAACGCTGGTGAGAAAGGAGAACCAGGAAAAGAGGGGCCGACTGGACCCCCCGGAGTAACTCTTGGTCCTAAAGGAGATAAGGGTGATAAGGGAGAGTGTGGGACATTTGGGGAGAGAGGGTCAAAAGGTGATCGCGGAGACACTGGCTCTCCGGGAATTCCGGGAGTGATGGGAATCCCCGGAATCAACGGCAAGCACGGGGCTCCGGGTCCCATCGGTGTCCGTGGGGATCCTGGACCACCTGGAGCGCAGGGAGAATCCGGGGTGAGAGGGGCACAGGGACCACAAGGTGTTCGAGGGGTTCAGGGGCCAAAAGGGGATAGAGGTTACCACGGAATGAGAGGGGAGCGGGGAATGCGTGGCTTCAAAGGAGCGAAGGGTTCAGGCGTCCCCCAGAAACGGTCTGCCTTCAGTGTGGGCATCTCACCGAGGAAGTCCTTCCCTCCGTCCGGCTTCCCAATCCGCTTTGACAAAGTGTTCTACAACGAAGACAACCACTTCAACGTCACCAGCAACAGCTTTTCGTGCGTCTACGCCGGCGTGTACGTGTTCTCTTTCCACATCACTGTACGAAATCAACCCCTACGTGCAACGCTGGTGGTGAATGGCTCGCGGCGGGTGAGGACACGGGACTCGCTGTACGGCCAAGACATCGACCAGGCGTCCACTCTGGTGGTGCTTCGTTTGGCGGCGGGTGATCAGGTGTGGATGGAGACCCTCAGAGACTGGAACGGCGTGTACGCCAGCAGTGAGGATGACAGCATCTTCTCCGGATTTCTACTTTACTCACCCTGA